The genomic segment ttaaacgataTTCATAGGTGGTCCCTTCTCCCTGACGCAGGTCCAGGCGCTGTACCGGCACCCATCGCTGGGGCGCCGGGTGGACCTCACCATCACCCACCTGCGGCTCCTCAACTCCCAGCCCAAGGGCTTCGACACCCACAATGGCGACAGATCGCAGCTCCTCAAGTCCTTCTGCGAGTACAACCAGAGAAACAATGACCCAGACGACGCCAACCCCGACCACTGGGACATTGGCGTCTACCTGTCAGGGTGGGTACTAGGTTCTTGTGTGGGTATGTGGGTGCTGACTGTAGGGGGTGTTAACTACCATCATGGGCACTGTAGGTGCTGGTTgactgtgcgggggggggggggggtgattaacTACCGTCATGGCCTATAGCCGGTCTTGTGGCTGTTATGTGAATTTGGaggttataataattataataataatataagcaCTGATTGTGTTACTTTGTGGGTAATTGATAACCACCTGTTCGATCCTGCGCAGCATCCTCAGTTGCTAACCTCATTCTTTAgattcccattctctctctctctctctccctctccccctcccctcccccaggctGTTGTCCTCTTCCTCCGATAGTCTTAACTGTCCGCTCTGCTCAGCTTCTCATTCACTCCCAATTCTGGTTCTGTTTATCTCATTATACGTCATTCTGACACCCTCCTTGACTagttccctccctctcacacattctccctcaccacctccatcactagTTCCCACTCACCCACCTTCTCCCTCACTagttccctccctcactacctccATCACTAGTTACCTCTCACCCACCTTCTCCCTCACCACAATCCCGCAGCCTCGACTTCTTCGTGAAGAACCCTGACGGGACAGACGACGCGGTGACGATGGGTCTGGCGTACACGGGGGGCGTGTGCAAGCCTCACCTCTCCTGCGTCATCAACGAACTCGGGGCCGTCAACTACCGCGGGCGTCCCTACCCGTCCACAGGCGCGCTCAGCTCCTACGTCCTCGCCCACGAAATCGGACACAGGTGAGGGTGGAGAAATCGGACGAGGGAACCCCGCAAAATTTGAATTTGTAAATGCATAATAATTATATTTGATTCTCCTTCCCCTCCGACGTGATTTTGTTATGCGCCTTACATGTGACCTCGTGTATATGTCTATGACCTCTGACCTGTTCCGCGAGGTGCGCAGCTTGGGTCTGCGCCACGACGGGGTCAGCAACGAGTGCGCGACGAGCGGGTTCATCATGGCCGCCGGCAGGGGTCGGAAGGGCGCCACCACCTGGTCCTCCTGCGCCAGGGACAAGATCCTCATGCAAGAGTAAGTGGCAGGGGcacagggggaaggggagggggcgaACGGGGTaaagaaaaggagaaagagagataaTGAGCATAAAATGAATGGTAGAGAAGAAAAACGAGAGAGAAAATAACCAAATAAATATTAGGAGAGAAGATAGGGAGGATAAGACCCCAGCATGTGAAGACTCACAATACTGAACAATAACACAGCATCGTTATAACCACTCCACCGCTCGAATGACCCCAACCACATCTAACCTTTCCAGTGGCGAATGTCTGCACGAGGGCGGCGTGGCTACTGGCGTGGCTGCCGGCGTGGCTGCCGGCGTGGCTGCCGGCGTGGGCGCAGACGTGGGCGCAGACGTGGGCGCAGGCATGGGTGTGGGTTCAGCCGTGGGGAGCGGGGAGCAGGCGAACAACCGCACCAGGTCCCGGGGCCTGCCGGGTCAGCGGTGGGACGCCACCGCACAATGTCAACTGTTCCTGAAGGACCCCGATGCTGTCCTGGCGGATGTGCTGCTCATCCACGTGAGTATTTCCAGCACTTGGGTTCGAAGTCGCATGTGAGCGCCATGGTTGGGTGTTGGGCTTTTGGAACTATCACTTGCTGGAGGGCTATTAAAACCAACATAATATCTTGCTGATCAACCGGCATATATACTTGAGTCCTGTACATTTTTCAGGACTAAGGTgacgtgtgtctgtgtctgtgtctgtgtctgtgtctgtgtctgtgtctgtgtctgtctctgtgtctgtctctgtgtctgtctctgcgtctgtctctctctgtctgtctctctctgtctgtctctctctgtctgtctctctctgtctgtctctctctgtctgtctctctctgtctgtctgtctctctctgtctgtctctctctgtctgtctgtctgtctgtctgtctgtctgtctgtctctgtctgtctgtctctgtctgtctgtctctgtctgtctgtctctgtctgtctgtctctgtctgtctctgtctgtctgtctctgtctgtctgtctctgtctgtctgtctctgtcttgtgtGCTAGtgtaccaacctgtcctcaggccaggctcgtaagAACTGTGGCCCTCCTCCACAGACGGATACATCAATTTTTAACATACTGTGAATTAAAAATGTGTTTGTTCTCATGTATAGGTAAAAGctattatatattaaatttcaGTGtaaagttaggcgtaggttagattagatgtttagattttgttggcgattatttgtatttgtagtacgtgggtgaagcatttacagcgttgtggttcgaacaaaagtcgtcagcgaagcacttgctacgaaagtgttcgaacgtcatcagttcagTCGTGGGTAAATAGTTTTTCAGTtataaacgggggggggggggggggggggtttggcggcCGGATTAGCGaccatttggcctttgtttataaaGACGGACTGGACTGtacagaccgtcctcataaacattgATGAAATGTTCACCAATTCAGCAGCCGTCCCAAGTGTCTGAATGAATGACTCACAAATGGCAATTTTCGAACCTTTCTCAAACATTTCTTCGCTCACTTCCTATGTTCGAATCGCTTGCAAATGCTTCACCTTTATCAGCCCGCAGCCTGTTCTTATCAACAAAGCCCAAATGTTCAATCCATTCAGCCGCCAACCaccctgtttataaatgaaaaacgttTTACAAAACTCGCAGCTGAGGATGTTCGAACATTTTACGAAAAGTAATTCGTTGACGATATCTCTTCGAAtcgcaacgctgtaaatgcttcacccaagtacttcaaaccagcccgtcctcatacacaaaggccaaagtccattaaatgctcccgccaaaccccctgttttcatttttatgaatgaaaaacggtttacacacaacccgtcctcgactcaagtccattacatccagcggtcaaccccacagacgcattcataaattttaacatgctgttcattcaaaacgggaattttctcaagtataaattaatattataatagcatattgtgtataaataggcataggttaggttaggtcaggtgtttaggttctgttggcgattatttgtattacgggggtgaagcatttacagcgttgtggttcgaacaaaattcgtcagtgaagcacttggtccggatatgttcgaacgtcagcagttgtgagtcgtgtgtaaaccgtttttcattcataaacagggggtttggcgggtgcatggaatcacttttggatctttgtttggaggacgggctgttacacacgattcacaactgatgacgtccgaacacttccggaacaagtgcttcgctcaggtcctctgttcgaaccacaattctatgaatgcttcacccacgtactataaatacaaataatcgcacacagaacctaaacacctaacctaacctaactagtgtCTAAATATGCATagcatgctaatatataataataacattaatttatattggagaaaattcctattatgaataaagagcatgttaaaattgacgaatgtgtctttgggatcgaccgctggatggaatggacttcgtCTTAGGACCGGttgttcaaatacaaataatcgccaaacgaacataaacatctaacctaacctatggtaaacaatacatataattttattgtataatattaatttaaatgagAATAAACCAATATGCAGTATGTTACAATGGACGAAAGCGTTTGGGAAGGTGACGGCCGCCGCATTAAcgtgcctggcctgaggacagggtgCATCCACGAACGTCAAATATAAATAATGGCAAGAGCCTATACACCCAATATAACTTAACATACACATGCAcagatatggtgtgtgtgtgtgtgtttatatataatatgtgtatatatatatatatatatatatatatatatatatatatatatatatatatatatatatatatatatataatataatataatatagtgtgcgtgtgtgtgtaaagaCTGAGAATTTTCTTCCCCCAGGAAGTGTGTAGCAGCGTTACCTGTGCGTCTCCTAGGCGCATATCCTCTTACCTAACAGGCCCGGCGCTAGAGGGCACTCACTGCGGTGGAGAGAATGTAAGTTtgggggataggggggagggagagagagagagagatatataagaTGTAAGATCTACCATATTTAACCTGCTGTACCATATCAAAATAAACAAGACTGAACACATTCTCCTCCGTCTCCTCCCGTTACCGCACCAGTGGTGTCGTGGCGGAGAATGCGTGCCCTGGGGGCCCGAGAGACCGCAGGAGGTGGTGGCTGGCGGCTGGGGGCCCTGGACCCACGGCGACTGCACCTCCGGCTGCGTGGAAGGGGCCACAGGTGAGTCCCCCCGTCAACAAGAAGAGAGCGGGAGGCTGGCATCCCGCTGGGCCATTGTCCCGCGGTGGAGTTATACAGTGAGCCAGGTACGGCCGGTGGGGCTTTGTCAGACACACCACTCTCAGGTTGCTGTTTTattgtttgttatatatggggAAGGGAAATGAGATTCAATTTGAtaagcaggggggggggcgggcgtgcacgaggggggggggggggggtgcgcgcgcgcgcgcgcgcacacacacacacacacacacacacacacacacacacacacacacacacacacaatgataaccacctacaaaattctcaggggaattgacagggtggacaaagacaaactcttcagcacgggtgtgacacgaacaaggggacacaggtggaaacttagtacccagatgagccatagagatgttagaaagaattttttcagtgtcagagaagttaataaatggaatgcactaggaagtgatgaggtggaggctgactccatacacagtttcaaatgtagatatgatagagcccagtaggctcaggaatctgtacaccagttgattgacagttgagaggcgggaccaaagagccagagcttaaccgccgcaagcacaattaggcgagtacacacacacacacacacacacacacacacacacacacacacacacacacacacaagaatgaaccaacaagaatgagagatgatgatgaaccagcaatgcttgatttgatatttaccctgaatgagtgggatataagggaagttaagatggaagcgcccttgggaatgagtgaccacagtgtattgaactttgagtacctggtagagctaggaattatctcccccaaaaaagaacaaggaatcaaaaggctggcataccgaaaggcgaattatgaacagatgagaagtttcctaaaggaaataccttgggacacagacctcagagataagtctgtacagggtatgatggactatgttacccaaaagtgtcaggaggcagtaaacaggctcatcccggcccaaagggaaaaatccgagaagcaacagaagaatccatggaataatagggcatgtatggaagcgaagaaactgaacaaaagggcgtggaggaacttccggagtaacagaacaccagaaagtagagagagataccagagaaccaggaatgagtacgtcagggtgagaagagaagcagagaaaagttttgaaaatgatatagcaaacaaagccaagaccgaaccaaagctattccACAGtcgcatcagaaggaaaacagtgaaagaacaggtagtgaaacttagaacaggcgaggacaggtatacagagaatgacagaggtgtgtgaagaactcaacaaaaggttccaggaggtcttcacaatagaacaaggtgaggccactgtgctaggagaaagggaggtaaaccaggcggccttggaagagttcgaaattacgagaggggaggtaaagagacacctgctggatctggatgttagaaaggctgttggtccagacgggatctcaccatgggtactgaaagagtgtgcagaggcactttgcttgccactctccatagtgttaagcaagtcactggagacgggagacctaccagaaatatggaagacggcgaatgtggtcccaatatacaaaaagggcgacaggcaagaggcactgaactacagaccagtgtccttgacttgtataccatgcaaggtgatggagaagatcgtgagaaaaaaactcaagaagggacttcgtgacaaatcgccaacatgggtttagggagggtaaatcttgcctgactggcttaatagaattctacgaccaggtgacaaagattaagcaagaaagagagggctgggcggactgcattttcttggattgttggaaagcctttgacacagtaccgcataagaggctggtacataagctggagacacaggcaggtgtagctggtaaggtgctccagtggataagggagtacctaagcaataggaagcagagggttacggtgaggggtgagacctccgattggcgtgaagtcaccagtggagtcccacagggctctgtacacggtcctatcttgtttctgatatatgtaaatgatctcccggagggtatcaattcatttctctcaatgtttgcggaagatgccaaaattatgagaaggattaaaacagaagaggactgtttgaggcttcaagaagacctagacaagctgaaggaatggtcgaataaatggttgttagtttaacccaaccaaatgtaatgtaatgaagataggtgtaggaagcaggagaccagatacaaggtatcacttgggagatgaaatacttcaggagtcagagagagaaagacctgggggttgatatcacgccaaacctgtcccctgaagctcatatcaagagaataacatcagcagcatatgccaggttggctaacataagaacggtctttagaaacttgtgtaaggaatctttcagaacattatataccacatatgtcagaccaatcctggagtatgcggctccagcatggagtcatatctagtcaagcataagactaaactggaaaaggttcaaaggtttgccaccagaatagtacccgacctgagaggtatgagctacgaggagagactacgggaattgaacctcacttcgttggaagacagaagagttaggggggacatgatcaccacattcaagattctcaagggaatcgacagggttgataaagacaggttatttaacacaaggggcacacgcactagggaacacaggtggaaactgagtgcccaaatgacccacagagacgttagaaataactttttcagtgtcagagtagttaacaggtggaatgcattaggcagtgatgtggtggaggctgactccatacacagtttcaagtgtagatatgatagagcccagtaggctcaggaacctgtacatcagttgattgacggttgagaggcgggaccaaagagccaaagctcaaccccagcaagcacaactaggtgaacacagacacacagacacacagacacacagacacacagacacacagacacacagacacacagacacacagacacacagagacacacagagacacacagagacacacagagacacacagagacacacagagacacagagacacacagagacacacagagacacacagagacacacagagacacacagagacacacagagacacacagagacacacagagacacacagagacacacagagacacacagagacacacacagacacacacagacacacacagacacacagagacacacagagacacacagagacacacagagacacacagagacacacagagacacacagagacacacagagacacacagagacacacagagacacacagagacacacagagacacacagagacacacagagacacacagagacacacagagacacacagagacacacagagacacacagagacacacagagacacacacagagacacacacagagacacacacagagacacacacagagacacacacagagacacacacagagacacacacagagacacacacagagacacacacagagacacacacagagacacacacagagacacacacagagac from the Procambarus clarkii isolate CNS0578487 chromosome 69, FALCON_Pclarkii_2.0, whole genome shotgun sequence genome contains:
- the LOC123772272 gene encoding A disintegrin and metalloproteinase with thrombospondin motifs 7 isoform X2, coding for MVMMGYGGASYLLVLLAVLLTVCLSTPPLYQEVKWSEAVVEVTLNSDHAHSDTYGHAHIRSHAPNSLLKVTMENRNYQLKLTPTKWLVSSEATITRVGEGVGGGSEYLPLEPRPCLYLAHAEDAGVQDASGTVSLCHRDGPRVLLMIADEMAELLPLHEDQGPLQEAQGPIQEAQGPLQEAVSSSPPPSASKRAEGGHSQGFTHVVKRHPLPALMDQDCQNHVSCARTPTVPDPIGLPDLSQVMVDPTEQEVKRVAEVTGAGARPLTVELGLFLDQALIELFSQYLSSEEELVDLVLALVNNVQALYRHPSLGRRVDLTITHLRLLNSQPKGFDTHNGDRSQLLKSFCEYNQRNNDPDDANPDHWDIGVYLSGLDFFVKNPDGTDDAVTMGLAYTGGVCKPHLSCVINELGAVNYRGRPYPSTGALSSYVLAHEIGHSLGLRHDGVSNECATSGFIMAAGRGRKGATTWSSCARDKILMQDGECLHEGGVATGVAAGVAAGVAAGVGADVGADVGAGMGVGSAVGSGEQANNRTRSRGLPGQRWDATAQCQLFLKDPDAVLADVLLIHEVCSSVTCASPRRISSYLTGPALEGTHCGGENWCRGGECVPWGPERPQEVVAGGWGPWTHGDCTSGCVEGATGESPRQQEESGRLASRWAIVPRWSYTVSQGTRSPAASVINLPPGTPSRAA